Proteins encoded within one genomic window of Arachis ipaensis cultivar K30076 chromosome B08, Araip1.1, whole genome shotgun sequence:
- the LOC107614178 gene encoding uncharacterized protein LOC107614178 isoform X1, with protein MSTLIVKEPSDSDELENGWMPDCSHKKSLFRRRVMWTYTKWSEKTVPYGSTLPKDFSCTLPCSWAEPDPSTFLIRGANYLEDRQKVKAKGTLMQMVAADWLRSDKREDDLGGRPESIVQLMIKKNAAKGGPEFFFILNIQVQLHIT; from the exons ATGTCAACTCTGATAGTCAAAG AACCATCAGACAGTGATGAGTTGGAAAATGGATGGATGCCTGATTGTAGTCACAAGAAGTCTCTG TTTAGAAGAAGGGTTATGTGGACTTACACAAAATGGTCAGAGAAGACAGTACCTTATGGATCAACTCTTCCAAAAGATTTCTCTTGTACATTACCTTGCAGCTGGGCAGAACCAGATCCTTCCACTTTCCTGATTCGTGGGGCAAATTACCTCGAAGATCGCCAGAAG GTTAAGGCAAAGGGAACCTTGATGCAAATGGTTGCTGCAGACTGGCTGAGATCTGATAAAAGAGAAGATGATCTTGGTGGCCGACCAGAGAGCATTGTGCAG ctgatgataaagaaaaatgcAGCAAAGGGTGGGCCCGAGTTCTTCTTCATTTTAAACATTCAG GTGCAACTACATATAACCTAG
- the LOC107614178 gene encoding protein ENHANCED DISEASE RESISTANCE 2 isoform X4, whose translation MSTLIVKEPSDSDELENGWMPDCSHKKSLFRRRVMWTYTKWSEKTVPYGSTLPKDFSCTLPCSWAEPDPSTFLIRGANYLEDRQKVKAKGTLMQMVAADWLRSDKREDDLGGRPESIVQKNAAKGGPEFFFILNIQGSWIVK comes from the exons ATGTCAACTCTGATAGTCAAAG AACCATCAGACAGTGATGAGTTGGAAAATGGATGGATGCCTGATTGTAGTCACAAGAAGTCTCTG TTTAGAAGAAGGGTTATGTGGACTTACACAAAATGGTCAGAGAAGACAGTACCTTATGGATCAACTCTTCCAAAAGATTTCTCTTGTACATTACCTTGCAGCTGGGCAGAACCAGATCCTTCCACTTTCCTGATTCGTGGGGCAAATTACCTCGAAGATCGCCAGAAG GTTAAGGCAAAGGGAACCTTGATGCAAATGGTTGCTGCAGACTGGCTGAGATCTGATAAAAGAGAAGATGATCTTGGTGGCCGACCAGAGAGCATTGTGCAG aaaaatgcAGCAAAGGGTGGGCCCGAGTTCTTCTTCATTTTAAACATTCAG GGTTCATGGATAGTAAAATAA
- the LOC107614178 gene encoding uncharacterized protein LOC107614178 isoform X5: protein MSTLIVKEPSDSDELENGWMPDCSHKKSLFRRRVMWTYTKWSEKTVPYGSTLPKDFSCTLPCSWAEPDPSTFLIRGANYLEDRQKVKAKGTLMQMVAADWLRSDKREDDLGGRPESIVQQRVGPSSSSF, encoded by the exons ATGTCAACTCTGATAGTCAAAG AACCATCAGACAGTGATGAGTTGGAAAATGGATGGATGCCTGATTGTAGTCACAAGAAGTCTCTG TTTAGAAGAAGGGTTATGTGGACTTACACAAAATGGTCAGAGAAGACAGTACCTTATGGATCAACTCTTCCAAAAGATTTCTCTTGTACATTACCTTGCAGCTGGGCAGAACCAGATCCTTCCACTTTCCTGATTCGTGGGGCAAATTACCTCGAAGATCGCCAGAAG GTTAAGGCAAAGGGAACCTTGATGCAAATGGTTGCTGCAGACTGGCTGAGATCTGATAAAAGAGAAGATGATCTTGGTGGCCGACCAGAGAGCATTGTGCAG CAAAGGGTGGGCCCGAGTTCTTCTTCATTTTAA
- the LOC107614178 gene encoding protein ENHANCED DISEASE RESISTANCE 2 isoform X3, whose product MSTLIVKEPSDSDELENGWMPDCSHKKSLFRRRVMWTYTKWSEKTVPYGSTLPKDFSCTLPCSWAEPDPSTFLIRGANYLEDRQKVKAKGTLMQMVAADWLRSDKREDDLGGRPESIVQKNAAKGGPEFFFILNIQVQLHIT is encoded by the exons ATGTCAACTCTGATAGTCAAAG AACCATCAGACAGTGATGAGTTGGAAAATGGATGGATGCCTGATTGTAGTCACAAGAAGTCTCTG TTTAGAAGAAGGGTTATGTGGACTTACACAAAATGGTCAGAGAAGACAGTACCTTATGGATCAACTCTTCCAAAAGATTTCTCTTGTACATTACCTTGCAGCTGGGCAGAACCAGATCCTTCCACTTTCCTGATTCGTGGGGCAAATTACCTCGAAGATCGCCAGAAG GTTAAGGCAAAGGGAACCTTGATGCAAATGGTTGCTGCAGACTGGCTGAGATCTGATAAAAGAGAAGATGATCTTGGTGGCCGACCAGAGAGCATTGTGCAG aaaaatgcAGCAAAGGGTGGGCCCGAGTTCTTCTTCATTTTAAACATTCAG GTGCAACTACATATAACCTAG
- the LOC107614178 gene encoding uncharacterized protein LOC107614178 isoform X2, producing the protein MSTLIVKEPSDSDELENGWMPDCSHKKSLFRRRVMWTYTKWSEKTVPYGSTLPKDFSCTLPCSWAEPDPSTFLIRGANYLEDRQKVKAKGTLMQMVAADWLRSDKREDDLGGRPESIVQLMIKKNAAKGGPEFFFILNIQGSWIVK; encoded by the exons ATGTCAACTCTGATAGTCAAAG AACCATCAGACAGTGATGAGTTGGAAAATGGATGGATGCCTGATTGTAGTCACAAGAAGTCTCTG TTTAGAAGAAGGGTTATGTGGACTTACACAAAATGGTCAGAGAAGACAGTACCTTATGGATCAACTCTTCCAAAAGATTTCTCTTGTACATTACCTTGCAGCTGGGCAGAACCAGATCCTTCCACTTTCCTGATTCGTGGGGCAAATTACCTCGAAGATCGCCAGAAG GTTAAGGCAAAGGGAACCTTGATGCAAATGGTTGCTGCAGACTGGCTGAGATCTGATAAAAGAGAAGATGATCTTGGTGGCCGACCAGAGAGCATTGTGCAG ctgatgataaagaaaaatgcAGCAAAGGGTGGGCCCGAGTTCTTCTTCATTTTAAACATTCAG GGTTCATGGATAGTAAAATAA